The nucleotide sequence ACGACGATCTCGACTTCTTCATCGTGTACTCGTCGGCCTCCAGCGTGCTCGGTTCGCCCGGCCAGGCCAACTACGCGACCGCCAACGCGCTGCTCGACGGGCTGGTGGCGGCCCGCAGGGCGCAGGGCCTGCCCGCGACCAGCGTCAACTGGGGTCCGTGGGCCCAGGGCGGCATGGCCACGTCGCACGCCGCACGCGCGAATCTCAGTGCGCAGGGCCTGATTCCGCTGGAACCTTCGGCCTCCCTCAACGCGCTCGACGAGATCCTCGGGCACGGAACCGGGCAGGCCACCGTCATCAAGGCCAACTGGCAGCGTGCCGCGAAGGGTGGGCTGGGTTCGTCCCGGCCAGCGCTTCTCGACGCGGTGCTGCCGAGCACGGTCACGGCGAGCCGCGGCGACAGCGAGCTGCTCCGGCAACTGCACGAGGTGCCCGAGTCGGAGCGCGGCAGCTTCCTCACCGAGTACCTGCGCTACGAGGTGCAGAGCTTCTTGCGGCTCGCGCAACCGCCGGCCGCAACCAGCCGGTTCCTCGAGCTCGGCACCGACTCACTGATGGCGGTCGAGTTCAGCAACCGGTTGCTCCCACAGTTCGGTGGGGCGTTCACGATCAGCGCAACCGCAGTATTCGACTATCCGACAATTGGGTCGCTCGCCGAGTACCTGGCCGGTCAAATGCCGGACGCGGAGGAGGTCGAATCCGTTGATGAGTCCGAGCCCGCGCACTGATCCAAGCCCGGCGGGCAACCGGGCCAACGCAGACGTGCTCGTGTTCGGCGTTGGCGCGATGAGGACCGGTTTTGGAGGGCGATGATGCCGATTGAGTCTTCCCTTCCCGTCGTGCTGCGGGGGCACGCCAGCCGCCAGCCCGATGAGCCGGCGTTCACCTATGTTGATTTCGCGCAGGACTGGGAGGGCGTCCCCGAAAGCCTGACGTGGTCGCAGCTGTATCGGCGCACGCTGAACATGGCACGGGAGCTGAGGTCTTTCGGGTCAACCGGTGATCGGGTCGTGATCTCGGCGCCGCAAGGACTCGACTACGTCGTCGGGTTTCTCGGCGCATTGCAGGCCGGCATGATCGCGGTTCCGCTATCTGAGCCGGTGGGTGGGTCCGCCGACGAGCGTGTACACGCGGTCCTTCGGGACGCGGCGCCCACTGCCATTCTCACCAGCTCGTCTCTCACGGGACACATCGCCGAGCACATCCAGTCAAAGCCCGGCGAGTCCGCGCCGTCCATCGTCGAGCTTGATTCGCTGGACCTGGACTCTCCGGACGTCGCCGCTATCGAGGTCGATAGTCCGCCAAGCATCGCCCATTTGCAATACACCTCCGGGTCGACCCGTACGCCGGCCGGAGTCATGATGTCGCACGAAAACATCGTGGCCAATTACCATCAGCTCGCGGGCGCCCTCTTCGTGGAGCAGGGCGGGGTTATCCCACCGGACACCAGCATGGTGTCGTGGGTGCCCTTGTTTCACGACATGGGTTTGGTGTTGGGCATCGTCATGCCGGTGCTGGGCGGAAATCACTGTGTGTTCATGAGCCCGGCATCGTTCCTGCAGCGACCGGCACGGTGGATGCAATTTCTGGCCCGCAACGGTCGCGTGTTCACCGCCGCGCCGAACGTTGGCTTCGAACTGGCGGCACGTAAGACCTCGGATGACGATCTGGCCGGACTGGACCTCGGGGCCGTGCACACCATCGTCAATGGGAGCGAGCGCGTACAACCCGCGACGCTGCGGCGCTTCGCTGAGCGATTCGCCCCGTTCAACTTGAACCCCAAGACATTACGGCCCTCGTATGGGCTCGCGGAGGCCACGTTGTACGTGGCGAGCGGCGACGCGCGTCAACCACCGGACACGGTAGTTTTCGAATCCGCGGAACTGACGGCCGGCCACGCCAAGCGGAGCCGAACCGGAGAAGGCACGCCGCTGGTCACTTACCGCTCATTCGGCTGGCCGACCGTGCGTATCGTCGACCCCGAAACCCGCACCGAGCAGCCCGACGGAAGGGTCGGTGAGCTCTGGGTACACGGCGACAACGTCGCCAGCGGCTATTGGCAGAAGCCCGAAGAGACCGAACGTACCTTCGGCGCAACGCTTGTCAATCCGTCGCCCGGCACACCCGAAGCGCCCTGGCTGCGAACCGGGGACTTGGGCTTCCTCTCGGAGGGTGAGCTGTTCCTCGTCGGCCGTATGAAGGATCTTCTGATTGTCTACGGGCGCAACCACTCTCCGGATGACATCGAGGAGACGATCCAGGCGATCACCCGAAACCGCTGCGTGGCGATAGCGGTTCCCGACGCCGAAGGCGTCGAGCAACTGGTCACCATCGTCGAACTCAAGATGCAAGAAGAATCCGAAGAGGCTGCGGCGCAAAGAATCCTCGCCGTCAGGCGTGATATCACCGCGGCGATATCGAAATCGCACGGTCTGAGTGTGGCGGATCTCGTTCTGGTGCGACCCGGTTCGATTCCCCTGACCACGAGCGGCAAAGTCAGGCGGCGGGACTGCCTGAAGGTGTACCAGCACAACGAGTTCACCCGGATAGACGAGTCGATCCGCGCGCTGGAGCGGCAACCCGTCCCCGATGCCACCGACACGGTTGCGGAGGCCGACTCGGGATTGGCCCAACGACTTCGCGCATTGCGCCAGCAGCACCATCAGCTGCTGGTGGCCGAGGTGTGCGCGCAAGCGGCAACGGTGTTGGGCCATCCCACCCCGGACCGCATCGACCCCAAGCTCCCCTTCTTGGATCTGGGGTTTGACTCGATCAAGGCGACCGAGTTGCTCGACCGGCTCAACACCGTCACCGAGCTGGATCTGCCGCTCACGCTGGCCTTCGACTACCCGACCCCCGACGAGTTGGCCACCCACCTGAGTCAGCTGCTGGGCGGGTCGGCCTCGGCCGCCGCGGCGACGGAAGCCCAAGTGCGAGTGGACGAACCGATCGCGGTGGTGGGGATGGCCTGCCGGTTTCCCGGTGGGGTGGATTCGCCGGCGGGGTTGTGGGAGCTGGTGGCTGGGGGCATCGATGCGGTGGGGGAGTTCCCGGCCGACCGGGGCTGGAATCTGGCGGACTTGTTCGACCCCGATCCGGATGCGGTGGGCAAGACCTACACGCGCACCGGGGGATTCCTGGCCGATGCGGCCGGGTTTGACGCCGACTTTTTCGGGATCTCGGGGCGCGAGGCGCAGAGCATGGATCCGCAGCAGCGGCTGCTGCTGGAGGTGTGCTGGGAAGCGCTGGAGGCCGCGCGCATCGATCCGGCCGGGTTGGTCGGTTCGGACACCGGGGTGTTCGTCGGAGCGTGGTCGCAAACTTACGGCGCGGGCGGGTCCGATTCCGTGGAGGGATACGGCCTGACGGGTTCGTCGACGAGTGTGGCCTCCGGGCGGGTCGCCTACGCGTTGGGTCTGCAGGGCCCGGCGATCACGGTCGACACGGCCTGCTCGTCCTCGCTGGTGTCCACCCACCTGGCCTGTCAGTCCTTGCTCAACGGCGAGTCGACGTTGGCTCTGGCCGGGGGCGCCACCGTGATGACCACGCCGGCGATCTTCACCGAGTTCGCCCGGCAACGCGGGCTGGCCGCCGACGGGCGTTGTAAGACGTTCTCGGCCAACGCCGATGGCACCGGGTGGGGGGAAGGCGCCGCGGTGCTGGTGCTCGAGCGGCTCAGCGACGCGCAGCGCAATGGGCATCCGGTGTTGGCGGTCATCGCCGGGTCGGCGATCAACCAGGACGGCGCCTCGAATGGGTTGACCGCGCCCAACGGGCCCTCGCAGCAGCGGGTGATCACCCAGGCGGTGGCCAACGCCGGGATCGGGCTGGATCAGGTCGATGTGGTCGAGGCCCACGGCACCGGCACCACGCTGGGTGACCCGATCGAGGCCGGCGCGCTGATCGCCACCTACGGTGCCGCGCGCGGCGCCGAGCAACCGTTGTGGCTGGGCTCGATCAAGTCCAACATCGGTCACACCCAGGCCGCGGCCGGGGCGGCCGGCATCATCAAAATGGTTGCCGCACTGAACCACGACACGTTGCCCCCGACGTTGCATGTCGATCGGCCCAGCCCGCACATCGACTGGTCGGCGGGCACGGTGCGGCTACTCACCGAGCCGGTGGCCTGGCCGGTCACCGATCACCCGCGCACCGCCGCGGTGTCCTCGTTCGGGATCAGCGGCACCAACGCGCACCTGATCCTGCAGCAAGCCCCCAGCGCGCCAACCGAATCCGCGGCCGGGCAGGCCCAGGACGCCGCCCAGCTTTCAATGCCGGCGGCCCCGTTGTGGCCGGTGTCGGCGCGCACCCCCGCCGCGTTGCGCGCGCAGGCCGACCGGCTGCACCACCACCTGACCAGCCACCCCGACCTGGACCTGGCCGATGTGGCCTACAGCCTGGCGACCACCCGCACCCACCACCCGTATCGCGCGACGATCACCGCGCCGACGGCCGCCGCCGATCCGCGCAAGGAGCTGCTCGACGCCCTCGATGCGCTGCGCGCGGGCCAACCCCACCCGCAGCTGACCCAACACCACTTCCTGGGCCACCTGCACGGCAAGACCGTGTTCGTCCTGCCCGGCCAGGGTGGCCAATACCCCGGCATGGGCCGCGAACTCTACGAACAGCACCGCGTCTTCGCCGACACCGTCGACGACTGCGACAACGCGTTGCGCCCCTACACGGGCTGGTCGGTGCGCGACGTCCTGCTGCAGGCGCCCGGCGCTCCGGCGCTGGACCGCGTCGATGTGGTGCAACCGGTGCTGTTCACGATGATGGTGGCACTGGCGGACGTGTTGGGCCACTACGGCGTCGTTCCCGACGCGGTGATCGGCCACTCCCAAGGAGAAATCGCCGCGGCGTACATCGCGGGGGTGCTGCCCCTGCCCGAGGCGGCCAAGGTGGTGGCGCTGCGCAGTCAAGCGCTCAGCGCCCTGCGCGGCACCGGCGGCATGGCCTCGGTGCTGCTGGGCGCCGACGCACTGCGGCAGCGCCTGCAACCCTGGGCTGCGGCGGTGAGCATCGCCGCGATCAACGGCCCTACCCACACCATCATCAGCGGCGACCCCGCCGCCCTCGAGGAATTCGCCGCGGCCTGCGAGCGGGACGGCATCCACATCCGGCTGATCGCGGTCGATTACGCGTCGCACTCCGCCCAAGTCGAGGCGGTGCGCGAGCGGCTGCTGGCCGAGCTGGCCGACCTCACCCCGGCAGCGGCCCGCATCCCGCTGTATTCCACGGTGGGGCAAGCACTTTCGGCCGATCCGCTGGACACCGAAACCATGGACGCCGACTACTGGTACCGCAACCTGCGTGAGCCGGTCCGCTTCTACGACACCGTCGTTGAGCTGCTGGGCGCCGGCGAGTGCACGTTCGTCGAGCTGTCCCCGCATCCGGTGTTGGCGCCGGCGATCACCGACACGTTGGCCCAGGCGACCGATCGCGCACAGTCGGCGGTGATCACCACGCTGCACCGCGACCACCCGGATCAAGACAACCTGGTCACTGCGTTGGCCGCGCTGCAGAACCATGGCCACAGCCCGTCGTGGCCGGCGTTGTATCCGCACGCTCGCACGGTGGAGCTGCCCACCTATGCGTTCGAGCATCGCCGCTACTGGATGGTCCCGGCCATGGCCGGCGACGCCCGCGGGCTGGGGCTCGACGGGGCGGAGCATCCGCTGTTGGGCGCGGTCGCCGAGCTGGCCGACGAAGACCAGATCGTGATCAGCGGCCGGCTGGGTGCCGAGGGCTGGCTGTCCGGCCACCGGGTCAACGACACCGTGCTGTTCCCGGCGACCGGGTTCGTCGAGGTGGCGCTGCGGGCCGGTGAGTTGAGCGGCTGCCCGGTGATCGACGAGTTGGTCCTGCACACCGCCCTGACGCTGTCCGAGCAGGCGCCGAGCGATCTGCAAATCCTGGTGCAGCCCCTCGACGAGCACGGGCGGCGCGAGTTCAGCGTGCACTCCCGCAGTGGCGGCCAGCCCGCCTGGACCCTGCACGCCAGCGGCGCGCTGAGCGCCGAGCAGCCCGCGGCCCGCCCCGCGCCCGTGCCGGCCGTGAGCGTGCCGCCGCTCGACGAGGACGACTTCTACGAACCACTGGCCCAGCGGGGCTACGGCTACGGCGGTCTGTTCCGGTCGCTGCGCGGTATCGGTTCCGACCCGGCTCGCCCCGACGTCGTCTGCGCCGAGGTGGCGCTGCCCGCCGGCACCGACGTCGCCGGCTACGGAATCCACCCCGCGCTGCTCGATGCCGCCCTGCACCCGTTGGCCTCCGCTTTGGACGACACCGACGACACTGACGACGCCGACGCGCTGCGGCTCCCGTACGCGTTGAGCGGCATCACGCTGCACGCCACCGCCGCCACCCAGCTGCATGTCCAGCTGACCCCCACCGGCGCGGACACCTTTGCGCTGCACGCCACCGACCCCGCCGGCGCGCCGGTGATCACCATCGCGTCGCTGACCCTGCGCGCCGTCCCCGACCAAATCGGCCGGCCGGCATCGACGGCCGGGCTCACCGACGGCCTGTTCGAGCTGACCTGGCCCCTGGCACCCGAGCTGCCGGAACCCGCGGGCACCCCACCGACCTGGGCGGTCTACACCGAGTCCCCCGAGCAACTGCCGGCCGGCCTCTCCGACGGCACCATCCACACCGACCTGGCCACCCTGACCCCCTGCCCGGAGCTGGTGATCTGGCCGTTACCCCAAGCCGGGGAAACCGATCCGCTGGACCACGTGCATGCCCTGACCCGTCAGGTGTTGGCCCAGCTGCAGGGCTGGCTGGCCCGGCCCGACACCGCCAACACGCGCCTGATCGTCGTCACCCGTCACGCGGTCAGCGTCGGCGCGCACGACGACGCCCCCGACCTGGCACCCGCCGCCGCCTGGGCGCTGCTGCACACCGCGCAGAACGAAAACCCCGACCGCCTCGTCCTGCTCGACACCGATGACACCGCCGCCACCGAGGAAAAGTTGTTGGCCGTCATCGCGGCACCACCGGCCGACGAGCCGCAGCTGGCCCTGCGCAACGGGGTCGCCCACATGCCACGCCTGGCCCGCACGTCCACCCTGACCCCGCCGGATGCCCCCGACTGGCAGCTGGCCACCACCGGCAAGGGTGACCTGACCAACCTGACCCTGCTGCCCACCGACCCGCCCGCCACGCTGGCGCCGGGGCAAATCCGGGTCCAGGTGCGCGCCGCCGGGCTGAACTTCCACGACGTGGTGGTGGCGCTGGGCGCCATCGGCGACGAAGGCCTGGGCGGCGAGGCCGCCGGTGTCGTCGTGGACACCGGACCCGGCGTCACCGGCGTTAAGCCCGGCGACGCGGTGATGGGTCTGTTCCCGAACAACGCGTTCGCACCCACCGCGATCACCGACGAGCACACGGTGGTGCCGGTCCCGGATGGTTGGTCGTTCGCCCAGGCCGCGTCGGTGCCGGTGGCGTTCCTGACGGCCTACATCGCGCTGGTCGACATCGGCGGGCTCTCGGCCGGACAGCGGGTGCTCATCCACGCCGGAACCGGAGGAGTGGGTCAGGCCGCCATCCAGATCGCGCGCCACCTCGGCGCGGAGGTCTTCGCCACCGCGCACCCGAACAAGCAGCACGTGCTCACCGGCCTGGGGCTCGACGCCGACCACATCGCCTCCTCGCGCACGCTGGCCTTCGCCGACGCCTTCGGCGCGGCCACCGTAGGGCAGGGCGTGGACGTCGTGCTCAACAGCCTGCGCGGCGAGTTCGTGGACGCGTCGCTGCGACTGCTGCCCCGGGGCGGCGCCTTCGTCGAAATCGGCAAGACCGACGTCCGCGCGGCCGGTGACATCGCCGCATCCCACCCCGGCGTCGCCTATCACGCCTTCGATCTGGCCGGCGCGACGACGGAATCCGTCCGGCCCGCATGGGCGGCCCTGACCGAGATGTTCGCCGCCGGCGCCCTCACGCCGCTGCCCACCACCAGCTATGGGCTGACCAACGCCATCCGCGCCTTCCGCGACATGAGCCAGGCCCGGCACACCGGAAAGATCGTGCTGATCCCGCCCGCGGTGTTGAACCCCGAGGGCACGGCGCTGATCACCGGCGGCACCGGGATGCTGGGCGCGGTCTTCGCCGAACACCTGATCACCCGCCACGGCATCAAGCACCTGCTGCTGCTGTCGCGCCGCGGCCCCGACGCCCCGGGCGCTGGCGACCTGCACCAGCGGCTGACCGCGCTGGGCGCGCACGTCACCATCACCGCCTGCGACATCGGCAACGCCGCCGAGCTGGCCGCGGCGCTGGACACCATCGCGGCGGAGCACCCGCTGACCGCGGTGCTGCACGCGACCGGCGTGCTGGACGACGCCGTGGTGAGCGAACTGACCCCCGCACAGCTCGACGCGGTGCTGGCCGCCAAGGCCGACGCCGCATGGCAACTGCATCGGCTGACCGCCGGGCACGACCTGGCCGCGTTCGTCTTGTTCTCCTCGGTGGCCGGAACCCTGGGCGGCCCCGGGCAGGCCAATTACGCGGCCGCCAACGCCGTCCTCGACGCGCTGGCTCACCAGCGCCAGCACACCCAACGGCCGGCGATCAGCGTCGCGTGGGGCTACTGGGAAACCCCCACCGGCATGACCGCCCACCTCAACACCGTCGACCTGACCCGCCTGACCGCCAGCGGCGTCGTCCCCATCACCAGCGAGCGCGGCCGGGCACTCTTCGACGCGGCGCTGAACAGCCAACAGCCCAACCTGATGGCCAGCCCGCTCAACACCGCCGCGTTGACGCGCCAGGCGCGCAACAACGTCCTGGACCCGATGCTGTCCGGCCTGGTCACCAGCCGGCGCCAAGCCGCCGGCGCGACCTCGCGCACCCTGGTTGCCACGCTGGCCACCCAAACCCCCGAACAACGGCTGCACACTCTCACCGCGATGGTCACCGCCACCACCGCCGCCGTGTTGGCCCACCCCGACCCCAGCGCCCTCGACCCCGACCGCCCCTTCAAGGACCTCGGCATCGATTCGCTGACCGCCCTCGAGCTGCGCAACACGCTCAACCGACACACCGGGCTGACACTGCCGGCGACCCTGGCGTTCGACCACCCCAGCCCCACGGCCCTGGCCCACCACCTCACCGCCCAACTCGGCGGGACCGCGGCGGCATCTCCGACCAACGAATACGTCCGACAAATTCAAGAATTAGTCACGTCGATTCCGGCCAGTCGACTCGAAGAGGCCGACATCTTGGCGCTGCTACGCAAACTCGCGTCCAGCGAGGACCGCGACGCCGATCATGAACAAACCAAATCACGCCTCGCCGACATGGACGCCGACGACCTGATCGCCATCGCGCTGAAAACTCGAGGAAATGGCTGATGCAAAGCCAGCTCGATAAATTAACCGAGGCCCTCCGGGCTGCCCTTATCGAGAACGAAGACCTGCGGCAGCTGCGGGCACGCGCGTTAGAACCGGTCGCGATCGTCGGGATGGCCTGCCGGTTTCCCGGTGGGGTGGATTCGCCGGCGGGGTTGTGGGAGCTGGTGGCCGGGGGCATCGATGCGGTGGGGGAGTTCCCGGCCGACCGGGGCTGGAATCTGGCGGACTTGTTCGACCCGGATCCCGATGCGGTGGGCAAGACCTACACCCGCGCCGGAACGTTCGTGGCCGACGCCGCCGGGTTCGACGCCGACTTCTTCGGCATCTCGGCGCGCGAGGCACACAGCATGGATCCGCAGCAGCGGCTGCTGCTGGAGGTGTGCTGGGAAGCCCTGGAGTCCGCCCGCATCGATCCGGCCGGGTTGGTCGGTTCGGACACCGGGGTGTTCGTCGGAACGTGGTCGCAACCCTACGGCGCGGGCGGCTCCGACACCGCCGAGGGATACGGCCTGACCGGTTCGTCGACCAGCGTGGCCTCCGGGCGGGTCGCCTACGCGTTGGGTCTGCAGGGCCCGGCCGTCACCGTCGACACGGCCTGCTCGTCCTCGCTGGTGTCCACCCACCTGGCCTGCCAGTCCCTGCGAAACGGCGAATCGGCGCTCGCCCTGGCCGGCGGCGCGACCGTGATGACCACCCCGGCGATCTTCACCGAGTTCGCCCGGCAACGCGGGCTGGCCGCCGACGGGCGCTGTAAAACGTTCTCCGCCAACGCCGACGGCACCGCGTTCGGCGAAGGCGCCGCGGTGCTGGTGCTCGAGCGGCTCAGCGACGCGCAGCGCAATGGGCATCCGGTGTTGGCGGTCATCGCCGGGTCGGCGATCAACCAGGACGGCGCCTCGAATGGGTTGACCGCGCCCAACGGGCCCTCCCAGCAGCGGGTGATCACCCAGGCCGTGGCCAACGCCGGGATCGGGCTGGACCAGGTCGACGTGGTCGAGGCCCACGGCACCGGCACCACGCTGGGTGACCCGATCGAGGCCGGCGCGCTGATCGCCACCTACGGTGCCGCGCGCAGCGCCGAGCGGCCGCTGTGGCTGGGCTCGATCAAGTCCAACATCGGTCACACCCAGGCCGCGGCCGGGGCGGCCGGCATCATCAAAATGGTTGCCGCACTGAACCACGACACGTTGCCCCCGACGTTGCATGTCGATCAGCCCAGCCCGCACATCGACTGGTCGGCGGGCACGGTGCGGCTACTCACCGAGCCGGTGGCCTGGCCGGTCACCGATCACCCGCGCACCGCCGCGGTGTCCTCGTTCGGGATCAGCGGCACCAACGCGCACCTGATCCTGCAGCAAGCCCCCGCCGCGCCGGCCGAACCGGAGACCCGGCACCCCGAGCACGACGGCGGGTTCGGGTTGGTGTGGCCGATCTCGGCGCGCACCCCCACCGCGTTGCGCGCGCAGGCCGACCGGCTGCACCAGCACCTGACCAGCCACCCCGACCTGGACCTCACCGATGTGGCCTACAGCCTGGCCACCACCCGCACCCACCACCCGTATCGCGCGACGATCACCGCGCCGACGGCCGCCGCGCGCAAGGAGCTGCTCGACGCCCTGGATGCGCTGCGCGCGGGCCAACCCCACCCGCGGCTGACCCAACACCACTACCTGCCCCACCTGCGTGGCAAAACCGTGTTCCTGCTGCCCGGCCAGGGCGCCCAATACCCCGGCATGGGCCGAGAACTCTACGAACACCACCCCGTCTTCGCGCGCACCCTGGACGACGTCTGCGCGGCCCTCGACGCCCACCTCGACGTTTCGCTGCGCGAACTGATGTTCGCCGAATCGGGCAGTGCCGCAGGCGAATTGATCCACCAAACCAAATACGCACAACCGGCGCTGTTCGCGATCGGCGCCGCCATGCACGCCCTGGTCAGCGCGGCCGGGATCACCGCCGACTATCTGCTGGGGCATTCCATCGGGGAACTCACCGCCGCGTACGTGGCCGGCGTGTTTTCCCTTGCCGACGCCGCCGAGTTGGTCACCGCTCGCGGTCGGCTAATGCAGGCCTGCCCGCCCGGCGCGATGCTGGCCATCCAGGCCACCGAACGCCAGGTCGAGGCCCTGCTGGAGGATCACCCCAAGGTGGCCATCGCCGCGGTCAACGGGCCCACGGCGGTCGTCGTGTCCGGGGATCCCGACGAGCTCGCCCCCATCCACGAGTCCTGCGCCGCCAAGGGCCTGCGCACCACCTCCCTGTCGGTCAGCCACGCCTTCCACTCGGCGTTGATGGACCCGGCGCTGCCCGAGTTCGAGGCCATCGCCGCCGGCCTGACCTTCGCCTCGCCCACGGTGCCGATCCTGTCCAACCTCACCGGACAACTCGCGACGTCCGAGCAGCTCACGTCCAGCCGCTACTGGACCCGACACCTGCGTGAGCCGGTCCGCTTCTACGACAGCGTCCGCGAGCTGCTGGGCGCCGGCGAGTGCACGTTCGTCGAGCTGTCGCCGCATCCGGTGTTGGCGCCGGCGATCACCGACACGTTGGCCCAGGCGACCGATCGCGCACAGTCGGCGGTGATCACCACGCTGCACCGCGACCACCCGGATCAAGACAACCTGGTCACTGCGTTGGCCGCGCTGCACAACCGCGGCCGCAGCCCGTCGTGGCCGGCGTTGTATCCGCACGCTCGCACGGTGGAGCTGCCCACCTATGCGTTTGAGCATCGCCGCTTCTGGCTGGTCCCGGCCGCGTCCGGCGACGCCGGCGGGCTGGGCCTCCAGGGCGCGGAGCACCCGTTGTTGGGTGCGGTCGCCGAGCTGGCCGATGAAGACCAGATCGTGATCAGCGGCCGGCTGGGTGCCGAGGGCTGGCTGTCCGGCCACCGGGTCAACGACGCCGTGCTGTTCCCGGCGACCGGGTTCGTCGAGGTGGCGCTGCGGGCCGGTGAGTTGAGCGGCTGCCCGGTGATCGACGAGTTGGTTCTGCACGCCGCCCTGATCCTGTCCGAGCAGGCGCCGAGCGATCTGCAGATCCTGGTGCAGCCCCTCGACGAGCACGGGCGGCGCGCGTTCAGCGTGCACTCGCGCCCGGCCGGACAGCAGCTCGGCGGGTGGACGTTGCATGCCAGCGGCGCGCTGAGCGCCGATCAGCCCGCCGCCGGTCCCGCGCCGCCGCCGGCGCCGGGCGTCGAGGTTGTCGACCAGGACGACTTCTACGGGGCGCTGGCCGAGCGGGGCTACCGCTACAGCGGCCCGTTCCAGTCGCTGCGCGGCATCGGCGCGAGCCAACCCGACGCCGTCTACGCCGAGGTGGCGTTGCCCGCCGGCACCGAGATCAGCGGCTACGGCATTCATCCCGCCCTGTTGGATGCCGCCCTGCACCCGTTGGCCTCCGTGTTGGACGGGGATGCGGACTCGGCGTCGCTGCGGCTTCCGTATGTGTTGAGCGGGATCACCCTGCATGCCACGGCGGCCACCCAGCTGCAGGTGCATTTGACCCGCACCGGCGAGGACACGGTCGCGCTGCACGCCACCGACCCCGCCGGCGCCCCGGTGATCAGCATCGCCGAATTGCGGGTGCGCGCCGTCTCCGACCAGATCGGCGGGCCGGCGCCGCTGGCCGGGGTCTCGGACAGCCTGTTCGAGCTGACCTGGTCGCCCGCGCCCGAGCCGCTTGAGCCCGCGGCGACCCCACCGGCGTGGGCGGTATGCACGGACGTGCCCGAGCAGCTCCCGCCCAGCCTGACCCGGGGCACCGTCCACACCGACCTGGCCACCCTGACGCCCTGCCCGGAGCTGGTGATCTGGCCGCTGCCCCACGTTGGCGAGACCGATCCGCTGGACCGGGTGCATGCTTTGACCCGTCAGGTGTTGGCCCAGCTGCAGGGCTGGCTGGCGCGGCCCGACACCGCCAACACGCGCCTGATCGTCGTCACCCGTCACGCGGTCAGCGTCGGCGCGCACGACGACGCGCCCGACCTGGCGCACGCCGCGGCCTGGGCGCTGCTGC is from Mycobacterium conspicuum and encodes:
- a CDS encoding type I polyketide synthase, coding for MQSQLDKLTEALRAALIENEDLRQLRARALEPVAIVGMACRFPGGVDSPAGLWELVAGGIDAVGEFPADRGWNLADLFDPDPDAVGKTYTRAGTFVADAAGFDADFFGISAREAHSMDPQQRLLLEVCWEALESARIDPAGLVGSDTGVFVGTWSQPYGAGGSDTAEGYGLTGSSTSVASGRVAYALGLQGPAVTVDTACSSSLVSTHLACQSLRNGESALALAGGATVMTTPAIFTEFARQRGLAADGRCKTFSANADGTAFGEGAAVLVLERLSDAQRNGHPVLAVIAGSAINQDGASNGLTAPNGPSQQRVITQAVANAGIGLDQVDVVEAHGTGTTLGDPIEAGALIATYGAARSAERPLWLGSIKSNIGHTQAAAGAAGIIKMVAALNHDTLPPTLHVDQPSPHIDWSAGTVRLLTEPVAWPVTDHPRTAAVSSFGISGTNAHLILQQAPAAPAEPETRHPEHDGGFGLVWPISARTPTALRAQADRLHQHLTSHPDLDLTDVAYSLATTRTHHPYRATITAPTAAARKELLDALDALRAGQPHPRLTQHHYLPHLRGKTVFLLPGQGAQYPGMGRELYEHHPVFARTLDDVCAALDAHLDVSLRELMFAESGSAAGELIHQTKYAQPALFAIGAAMHALVSAAGITADYLLGHSIGELTAAYVAGVFSLADAAELVTARGRLMQACPPGAMLAIQATERQVEALLEDHPKVAIAAVNGPTAVVVSGDPDELAPIHESCAAKGLRTTSLSVSHAFHSALMDPALPEFEAIAAGLTFASPTVPILSNLTGQLATSEQLTSSRYWTRHLREPVRFYDSVRELLGAGECTFVELSPHPVLAPAITDTLAQATDRAQSAVITTLHRDHPDQDNLVTALAALHNRGRSPSWPALYPHARTVELPTYAFEHRRFWLVPAASGDAGGLGLQGAEHPLLGAVAELADEDQIVISGRLGAEGWLSGHRVNDAVLFPATGFVEVALRAGELSGCPVIDELVLHAALILSEQAPSDLQILVQPLDEHGRRAFSVHSRPAGQQLGGWTLHASGALSADQPAAGPAPPPAPGVEVVDQDDFYGALAERGYRYSGPFQSLRGIGASQPDAVYAEVALPAGTEISGYGIHPALLDAALHPLASVLDGDADSASLRLPYVLSGITLHATAATQLQVHLTRTGEDTVALHATDPAGAPVISIAELRVRAVSDQIGGPAPLAGVSDSLFELTWSPAPEPLEPAATPPAWAVCTDVPEQLPPSLTRGTVHTDLATLTPCPELVIWPLPHVGETDPLDRVHALTRQVLAQLQGWLARPDTANTRLIVVTRHAVSVGAHDDAPDLAHAAAWALLHSAQNENPDRLVLFDIDGGAATEEKLLAVIAARPAGEPQLAVRNGVAHLPRLARAAALTPPDAPGWQLATTGKGDLTNLTLLPTDPPATLAPGQIRVRVRAAGLNFHDVVVALGAIGDEGLGGEAAGVVVDAGPGTSLRPGDAVMGLFPNNAFAPIAVTDEHTVVPVPAGWSFTQAASVPVAFLTAYIALVDIGGLSAGQRVLIHAGAGGVGQAAIQIARHLGAEVFATAHPNKQHVLTGLGLDAGHIASSRTLSFADAFGAATAGEGVDVVLNSLAGEFVDASLRLLPRGGHFIEIGKTDIRAAGDVAASHPGVVYQAYDLATVAPEPLRRAWAALTPMFAAGALTPLPTTSYGLLAARQAFRDMSQARHTGKIVLIPPAVLDPEGTALITGGTGALGALVAEHLITRHGIKHLLLLSRRGPDAPGAGDLQQRLTGLGAHVTIAACDTGNAAELAAALDSIAAEHPLTAVVHAAGVLQDAVVSELTPAQLDAVLAAKADAAWHLHRLTAGHDLAAFVLFSSVAGTLGGPGQANYAAANAVLDALARHSHHSQNPATSVAWGYWQTPTGMTAHLSTADLTRLTGSGLTPITAQRGLALFDATLASQQPNLLASPLNTAALTRRARNNALDPMLSALVSSRPQASAGSPRTLAATLAGQSPQQRLQTLTAMVTATTATVLAHPDPDALDPDRPFKDLGIDSLTALELRNTLNQQTGLTLPATLVLDQPTPTTLATHLAGLLTDTTTAPAAPAAKVSPRSQEPVDNALAPVDQASFQALRAAHGALLQVTWLYDRAVDLEGLRRFHRNLGCGLMGRRIERSPIPFARDRWVKAPASQDFDIAASPRPRAEVSAWADERTRLPIDPEWGPGWHLGVLPLDDGGTAVSLVVSHTVVDAVGFGQAIADAAEGKTRDLGYPPARSRTLRRALREDLRQTVKDLPEIGRASAVAARRIWPDRKGFTSSVRAAPPPPKSVGSDRVVEVPALTAYIDLADWDARAKSLGATSNSLVAGIACRLAVGLGRVHDDGTVVLRFPVTLRTEDDTRGNALTIVDVPVDPTHAATDLAAMHVTITQAILAAMEDPDDENLATLPLAALIPTRVTRRLLGMAAGGASLPVTVSNVGEIPAAANRPDGTDADYVYMGNPEPDITQGTLEHRGGQLFVGSGRIRRTIFVRISAYIPGRPNTVEELRAITSRTLAEFDLKAEIDC